GTGTTTATAATTTGTGTTCTCAAACCCAACTCACAATTGATAACATattaaaaccataatttcatcatGGAAAAAGGGAATTTCACAACTCATGCTCAAAATCACCTTTCGAAACTCATCTCATATAtgcaaaaatttttaattcatgctCTTAAGTTGTTTTTCAAAAACgtacatacacacatacataatTATCATTCGAAATCCATAAAGAAACATAATTTAGCCCATGATATCTATAATAGTTCTACGCACCTTGAATTTGAGAAGATGTAGCGTAAAAATCTAACCTTGAAGCTAAAGATACTCAAACCCTAGGTAGTTTTCTCTTCTTGTGCTTAAGGGAAGATGATTTGGAGATTTTTTGAGTGTTGAGACACATTTAAGGGCCCTAATTTCATTCATATAGGATTAGAAATATTTTGGGAGGGTGAAAAGATCTTAATGCCCTTGAATTTAAGTCAAAATAGAGTAATTTTGGCAATTTACGTTTGCTGGGCGGCGCACAGCCAAAGCACACCTGAGGGTGGGTGGCGCACGCCAAAAGCACACCTGAGGGTGTGCGgcgcacaccaaaagcacacctCCTCTAGTGGATATTGGCATTTGTCATGCGATGTACGACCTTAGTGGAGGGTCTATTTGGTGATGGTGATGCATACCTATTTAAGGCCTAAAAGCACCCCCAACATAACCCCCAACATCTAAACATGATCTACCCTCAAAATGGGGGGTCCTAAGGCTCATTTTGAATACATTACTCAAGCTTcaaaacatggggtattacattaccacACTTTAGATTTTATCATCACACTTATATTGACATAGAATCATTGGGCTTGGgtctatacacgtaggaacgacggtttaaattctagcccaaaaatgcggggtgttacatctaGAAtggtaaattatatattttttctttgtttagtgGTTATGGAGTTTGTTAGTTATTATTGTAGACATGCTTAGCTGTCAATTAGTTTGAGTGAGCTGTCATTAGGCAGTTAGTGATAGTGCTaagaaactctataaatagaggggtgcACATTGTAAGATGTagtttttttattcaatattctTCACTGTTAAACTCCATTAATGGGGATTCAGTAGCTTAGCACTGAATTCTcagatggtatcagagcaggcAAGGCCTGCGAAATTGATTGAAGTTATCTGCACATATCTTAGCTATTACGTCAATGCAAAGCTTAGTAATGACAGATCCTTTGTACTTGCAGCTATCAGATACATCTGGTGGGTTGCAATCAAGATTATAGGCCCTGAGATTACGGGTTTTGGAGCAGGGCAATGAGATTGGCGTTGTTGGTGAAAATAAGGTAGGTTTTGTAGATGGAACCTGCTTGAAAAGTTCATACAAAGGCGAATTGACAATGCAATGGGAGGGAGGCAATGTTGTAGTGCTCTCATGGATCAGCGGCACCGTGACATCACGAGTTTGTTGACTACGATCATCTATGCATCTAATGCGAAGCAAGGTACAAGTTTTGTTATTGACTATTATTCTAGAATGAGAGATCTGTGGGATGAATTCAATATATTAGTACCTTTagtgtttttgatgaaattgaatgAAACTTACTGTCATGTACGAAGTGATATACTGCTAAAGAGTGAAATGCCTAGTGTGAATCAAGCCAGAGGTTATGGGAGTGTGTTTTTATCTATGCAGAGATTTGAACTTGAGACTTCATGGTTCTCACCTATTTCATGGACCAGTAGGCCAAACCCTTGGGTGTATGTTGTATTCAATATTATTCAACTATACTTACTTCTTGTATACCAGAAGGGTATGcgattatgaaaataatatactTTGAAACCATGCAACATACAAAAGTGTGTTGTGTAATTTTTTAAGGGCAAATTTGTAAATGAGTATAGGCGGATAGTTTTACTTAGTACTCTGCTTAGGTAATCATAAGATGtaagaattcaaaattaaaagaaattacgAGCAAAACCATATTGTTCACATAACTTATTGTTCCCAGCccaacataaagaaaaagaagaagaatagtttgattttgaaagaaaggGACCACACAAATACAATCAATCAATTATTAAAGGCAATTACTAGAAAGGCACACTACTTTATGATGATCAAGCAGACACAAACAAGTCCAAGTGCTCAATTTCTCTTGCATAATGTATGCTGGCCATACATCATTTTAGTAACATCCAGAAACAACAGATTAATGGAAAACCCGGAACCGATATTCACATCAAACAAATGAATGCAGGACACGAGCTGGTGTTTACAGACAAAAATTGCAGGCCACAGGCGGATATTCACACCAAACATGTCTATCTCATATTTAAATTCCTAAGGAGAGGCTCCAAGTTCACATAAATGCAGCTACAAGTACAGACAGACACCAACTTAGACAATTAGTGTTCAGCACTTCTGCATCAAAGAAAATAAAGCCACCATCTCCTTCCAAGCTCTTACATAAACATACAAGGCAACCATCTCCTATATACTTATTTTCTGTACCTCCTAGGCGTTATGTTGATAATAACATACTTACCTTTCTCAAATAAGGCAACCGCCTCCTATATTTTAGGACTAAAATGGAGCTAAATGAATAGCTACAGCCACATGCAGTACTCATACCACTATCTCTTCAAGGCCATATAACTCCATTCATACACATTTCCATGAAGCTTGCCTCAAAAGGGTTTACCATCACCTTTGTCATCACAGAATCAATTCACCAGCAGATAGCTACAGCTCAGTCACTTAAAGATGACAATAACCCTTTCTCCCAGGGACAGAAATGCGGTCTTGACATTCGTTATGCCAAAATTAGTGATGGTTTTCCACTGAGTTTCAATAGGGGGGCCAATGCAAGCCAGTTCGTGGAAGGTCTCATTCATGTTTTCCAAGCTCATGTGGATGACTTCATTGAAAATCTAGTCCTCTCAAAACCAAACCCACCAATATCTTGTAGAATAGCTGACAGTTTCCATGTATGGGCATCAACAATTGCCAAGAAATATAATCTTGTCAATACTACATTTTGGACTGAACCAGCAACAGTGCTTACAGTCTACTATCACATGGACCTGCTCAAGCGTAATGGCCACTTTGGGCGTCATGGTATGAACCCAATATATCTTGAAGCTATTACTATCTAATCACAACCTACATAATTAATTAACTGATGCGTAATAATTTTGTCCAGATAAGCGCGAAGACACCATTAGATACATACCTGAAATCCAAGCCATTGAACGAGCAGATTTACCTTCATATTGTCAAGATGCTGATCCAAGCAGCGTGATGCCCCATTTTGTGTTCAAGTGTCTTGAAGATGCACAGAAAGCAGACCTTGTCATCGGTAATACAGTGCAAGAGCGAGAGTCTTCATACATCTCGGCCTTACAAGAGAAGCAGACCTTTTATGCGATTGGGCCAGTCTTCCCCACAGGCTTCACAAAGAGAACAATCTCAACAAGCCTTCTACCGGCATCATCCGATTACACTGACTAGCTCAATAGAAAACAAGGTGGTACTGtgttatacatctcatttggtaGTCTTGTTAATTTGAGTAAACAGGATATTCTAGAAATAGCACAAGGCATTCTGACAAGTAAGGTGAGTTTCATTTGGGTGCTACGTCACGATATCTTAGGTTCTGGAGAAAGAAACATTTTGCCTCTTGGATTTGAGGAAGAAACTACAGGTAGAGGATTGATTGTGCCATGGTGCTCTCAACTGGCTGTACTATCACATCCGGAAGTTGGAGGATTTTCAACTCTTTGTGGGTGGAATTCAATCTTGGAGGGAATATGGTGTAAAGTTCCAATGGTGTGCTTTCCTATTATGATGGATCAATTCACTAACAGGAAATTAGTGGTTGATGGTTGGCGGATTGGTGTTGTTAGCAtgatatcaatattgtatattaatgtaatcaTATACTGTTGTATATCAGTGTAATTACATAAATTTGATTTAGtagttaaagagaataatagtgactttagtaagaacagatttggtgggatagaataacagatttagagggatagaaaagCTGATTTTTAGGGATAGGAAGACGGATCTTTGGggatgtaatcattgaatattttctatttaatgacaagactctcaatattgagagtcttgTCATTAAATANNNNNNNNNNNNNNNNNNNNNNNNNNNNNNNNNNNNNNNNNNNNNNNNNNNNNNNNNNNNNNNNNNNNNNNNNNNNNNNNNNNNNNNNNNNNNNNNNNNNTAGAGGGATAGAAAAGCTGATTTTTAGGGATAGGAAGACGGATCTTTGGggatgtaatcattgaatattttctatttaatgacaagactctcaatattgagaggtaTTCAGCAGAAAATTGACATGGTACCAGAGCCTTCTCTTGGCtgttttgtttcatagagttcatTTGTGGtttctttcaaaatttattttgaaaattttggtttttaatttgttgattgttcctCGACAATTAACACCTAGGACTTTGATCTTGGTCATTTTGGTTGTTCTTTTTGAGTTAATGTTTCTAGTTTTCATAATTATGAGTTCATATCAGTTTGAATCATTCAGTGTTCGTTTCACTGGAAAGAATTTTTCGTCATGggagttttagtttcagttttttttcacCGGAAAAGAACTATGGGGCCATATAGATGGAGCCGATCCTGCTCCTACTGATCCTACAAAGTTAGGTGAATAGAAGATTAAAGATGCTTGGGTGATGACATGGCTTTTAGGGTCAATTGACCCTCTTATTATTTCTAATCTTAGGCCTTACAAGACAGCTAAGGCCACGTGGGATTATTTACAAAAGGTTTACAACCAAGATAATAGTGCCTGGCGCTTTCACTTAGAGTATGAAATTGCTAATTACTCTCAAGGAGGTATTTCTATTCAGGATTATTATTCTGGATTTCAGAACTTATGGGCTGAATTTACAGATATTGTCTATGCCAAAATACCTTTCGAATATCTCTCTGTAATTCAGCAAGTTCAAGAGCAAAGCAAGCaagatcaatttttgatgaagTTATGCTCTGAGTTTGAGAGTATTCGCTCTAACTTGATGAATCGTGACCCGTATCCCTCCCTAGATGTTTGTTTTAGGGAATTGCTTCGTGAAGAGTAGCGTTATGTCACACAAAATGGTTTCAGAAGAGGAAATGATGTCGTTGTTGCATTTGCTGCTCAAGGTAAAGGTATGAGTTGGGATATGAATAGAACTCAATGCTACAATTGCAAGGAATATGACCATATTGCAATATGACCATATTGCTAGAAACTATGGCAAGAAGTTCTGTAATTATTGTAAACAACAAGGACACATTATCAAAGAGTGTCCCATACGCCCTCAGAATCGTAAGGTAAATAATTTTCATGCAGCAATAAATGGTTCCACTCTTGAGAACTCATCTTCAGAACTTTCAGGACAAGTTCTTACTCCCGAAATGGAACAAAAAATGATCGTATCAGCCTTTTCAGCATTGGGATTACAAGGTATTGatgttaaatataatttttggattgttgattctggtgcttccaatcatatgaccaactcaacaaccatcctgaaaaatgttcataagtaTCAAGGTTCATCATAAATACAGGTTGCTAATGGTagtaatttacccattaccaaggtTGGGGATATTGCTCCAACTTTCAAGGATATTTTTGTTTCACCGAAGCTCTCAACTAGTTTTATTTCAGTTGGACAATTGGTTGATGACAATTGTGAtgtaaatttttttcataatggTTATCTTGTGCAAGATCAGATGTCGGGGACGATAATTGCGAAGGGGCCTAAAGTTGGAAGATTGTTTCCTATATAATTTTCCATTCCTCTTGTTATATCTTTTGCTTGTACTTCTACGGGTAATAAGACTGAGCTTTGGCATAAGCGTCTAGGACATCCGAATTCTATTATGTTgtctcatttatcaaattctgGTTTATTAGGaagtaaaaatcaatttttcCCTGCTTCATTTGATTGTTCTACTTGTAAATTAGGCAAAAGTAAAATTCTTCCTTTTCCTAATTTGGGTAGTCGTGCTACAAAGTGTTTTGATGTTgttcatagtgatgtttggggtattTCACCAATTGTTTCTCATGCTCAGTCCAAGTACTTTGTGACATTCATAGATGATTATAGTTGATTTACGTGGGTGTATTTTCTTCGTTCCAAATTTGAAGTATTTTCCATGTTCAAGATATTTTTGGCTTACATTGAGACTCAATTTTTTACTTGTATCAAATTATTAAGATCTGATTCAAGTGgagaatatatatcaaatgaattcaaaaatattttgcttGACAAAGGAATTGTCTCACAACGCTCTTGtccatatacaccacaacaaaatggggtCGCTGAGCGTAAAAATTGTCATCTTTTAGATTTCACTCATACTTTATTGATTGAGTCCT
The window above is part of the Capsicum annuum cultivar UCD-10X-F1 unplaced genomic scaffold, UCD10Xv1.1 ctg5165, whole genome shotgun sequence genome. Proteins encoded here:
- the LOC107851659 gene encoding UDP-glycosyltransferase 86A1-like, which translates into the protein MKLASKGFTITFVITESIHQQIATAQSLKDDNNPFSQGQKCGLDIRYAKISDGFPLSFNRGANASQFVEGLIHVFQAHVDDFIENLVLSKPNPPISCRIADSFHVWASTIAKKYNLVNTTFWTEPATVLTVYYHMDLLKRNGHFGRHDKREDTIRYIPEIQAIERADLPSYCQDADPSSVMPHFVFKCLEDAQKADLVIGNTVQERESSYISALQEKQTFYAIGPVFPTGFTKRTISTSLLPASSDYTD